One window of the Cohnella hashimotonis genome contains the following:
- the prfA gene encoding peptide chain release factor 1 codes for MLDRLQALADRYEKLSELLCDPDVMNDSARLRAYAKEQSDLQEPYQAYVEYKQVSEQLTDAKAMLEDKLDDEMKAMVKMEIEELAARKEELEELVRVLLLPKDPNDDKNVIVEIRGAAGGEEANLFAAELYRMYAKYADSQGWRTELLEASVSDLGGFKEVIFTINGQGAYSKMKFESGAHRVQRVPETESGGRIHTSTSTVVVMPEAEELDIEILDKDIRVDTFCSSGAGGQSVNTTKSAVRVTHIPTGIIATCQDGKSQNDNKAKALQVLRTRIMDIKIQEETAKYAGERREKVGTGDRSERIRTYNFPQSRVTDHRIGLTLHKLDSVLNGEMNEIVQALSIAEQAELLEKEGMASSH; via the coding sequence GTGCTGGATCGACTGCAGGCACTGGCGGACCGATACGAAAAGCTGAGCGAGTTATTGTGCGACCCGGACGTGATGAACGATTCGGCCCGTCTGCGCGCGTATGCGAAGGAACAATCGGACCTGCAAGAGCCGTATCAGGCTTACGTGGAATATAAGCAAGTGTCGGAGCAGCTGACCGACGCCAAGGCGATGCTCGAAGACAAGCTGGACGACGAGATGAAGGCCATGGTCAAAATGGAGATCGAGGAGCTCGCCGCCCGTAAAGAGGAACTGGAGGAACTGGTGCGCGTCCTGCTGCTGCCGAAGGATCCCAACGACGACAAGAACGTCATCGTCGAGATCCGGGGCGCGGCCGGCGGCGAAGAGGCGAACTTGTTCGCCGCGGAGCTGTACCGGATGTACGCCAAGTACGCCGACAGCCAGGGCTGGCGCACGGAGCTGCTCGAAGCGAGCGTGAGCGACCTCGGCGGCTTCAAGGAAGTCATTTTCACCATCAACGGACAAGGCGCCTACAGCAAGATGAAGTTCGAGAGCGGCGCCCATCGCGTGCAGCGGGTGCCCGAGACCGAGTCCGGCGGACGGATCCATACGTCGACCTCGACCGTCGTCGTCATGCCGGAGGCTGAAGAGCTGGACATCGAGATTCTGGACAAAGACATTCGCGTGGACACATTCTGCTCGAGCGGCGCGGGCGGCCAGTCGGTCAATACGACCAAGTCCGCCGTGCGCGTGACGCACATCCCGACCGGTATTATCGCCACCTGTCAGGACGGCAAGTCCCAGAATGACAACAAGGCAAAGGCGCTTCAGGTGCTTCGCACCCGGATCATGGACATCAAGATCCAGGAGGAGACCGCCAAGTACGCGGGCGAGCGCCGCGAGAAGGTCGGCACCGGCGACCGCAGCGAGCGCATCCGCACGTACAACTTCCCGCAGAGCCGGGTTACCGATCACCGCATCGGCCTGACGCTGCACAAGCTCGATTCCGTGCTGAACGGCGAGATGAACGAGATCGTGCAGGCGCTGTCGATCGCGGAGCAGGCGGAGCTGCTCGAGAAGGAAGGCATGGCGTCGAGTCATTAA
- a CDS encoding helix-turn-helix transcriptional regulator, with protein sequence MEPANDQRQRELALFLKTRRARLSPEQVGLPGGGRRRTPGLRREEVALLAGVSADWYTWLEQARDIQASAQVLDSIAAALRLDATERRHLYLLALRQLPADPQPDDGAVPRTLWRFLELQTPSPAIATDQRMDVVAWNRPACLIYGDYGAMSPRERNTVWRTFTSPYVRGLLREGWEPHARHRLAQFRAGYARFAGDPWWLAMIEELTRESAEFREWWPTHDVLNGPEGTKRNYHPSAGLLVFEQAAFTVSNAPHLTVIVNMPSSENDTTARLDRLINESL encoded by the coding sequence ATGGAACCTGCAAACGACCAGCGGCAGCGTGAGCTCGCGCTGTTCCTGAAGACAAGGCGAGCCAGACTGTCCCCGGAGCAGGTCGGACTGCCCGGCGGAGGCAGACGGCGCACGCCCGGACTGCGGCGAGAGGAAGTGGCGCTGCTGGCCGGCGTCAGCGCGGATTGGTACACGTGGCTGGAGCAAGCGCGCGATATCCAGGCATCCGCGCAGGTGCTGGACAGCATCGCCGCAGCCCTGCGGCTCGACGCAACCGAGCGAAGGCATCTGTACTTGCTCGCGCTGCGGCAGCTGCCGGCCGACCCGCAGCCCGACGACGGAGCCGTGCCGCGAACGCTGTGGCGGTTTCTCGAGCTGCAGACGCCCAGCCCGGCGATCGCAACCGATCAGCGGATGGATGTCGTGGCCTGGAATCGGCCGGCCTGTCTGATCTACGGCGATTACGGGGCGATGTCCCCGCGGGAGCGCAATACCGTATGGCGGACATTCACCTCGCCGTACGTACGCGGGCTGCTCCGCGAAGGCTGGGAGCCGCATGCACGCCATCGGCTGGCTCAGTTTCGCGCGGGATACGCCAGATTCGCCGGAGATCCCTGGTGGCTGGCGATGATCGAAGAGCTGACCCGCGAGAGCGCCGAATTCCGCGAGTGGTGGCCGACGCACGACGTGCTAAACGGGCCGGAGGGCACGAAGCGCAACTATCATCCGTCAGCGGGGCTGCTCGTATTCGAACAAGCGGCCTTCACCGTGTCGAACGCGCCTCATTTGACGGTAATCGTCAATATGCCTTCGTCGGAGAACGACACGACGGCCAGACTCGACCGTTTAATCAACGAATCCCTCTAA
- a CDS encoding MFS transporter produces the protein METEMETVDRTSVGRETGRGRAMLLLGLSLGYFMVLMDTTALGVALPAIRADLDGGLSGLQWVVNAYTIVFAGLLMSMGALADRLGAKRVYGAGLGVFLVASALCAASPSLGALVGFRALLGVGGAALLPASLALLAKSYPQPAARARALGIWAATTGAAMAIGPVAGGLLADSWGWRSIFLINVPLAAVSLAVVGRLAGADIGRGRRGLDPAGQATCIAAIASLAYALTEGQTRGWTSPFVLGAFGLFALASAGFAAAEWRGKAPLLPLRMLAVPTVSAGMLSGLLVNIGLSGVLFALPLYFQQARGYEAHAAGLALLPMTIPLAFNPILTGRIVGRIGAKLPMATGFAFCAAGVMTLAAATRDHGYAYDLIGLLLVGFGTSLAIPSLMAAVMAASPPEWTGSASGALNASRQLGATLGVVLMGAFLGHAGSTEAGVRQGFVTLGIVLAAGALLAWSKIGRER, from the coding sequence ATGGAAACAGAAATGGAAACAGTCGATCGAACGAGCGTGGGGCGCGAAACCGGACGTGGCCGCGCCATGCTGCTGCTAGGCCTGTCGCTCGGCTACTTTATGGTGCTGATGGACACGACAGCGCTCGGCGTGGCGCTGCCCGCGATCCGCGCCGATCTGGACGGAGGTCTGTCGGGCTTGCAATGGGTGGTCAACGCGTACACGATCGTTTTCGCCGGCTTGCTGATGTCTATGGGCGCGCTGGCCGATCGGCTGGGCGCCAAGCGTGTCTATGGGGCGGGTCTGGGCGTTTTTCTCGTTGCATCCGCGCTTTGCGCCGCTTCGCCATCGCTGGGCGCGCTCGTCGGATTTCGTGCCTTGCTGGGCGTCGGCGGGGCAGCCTTGCTGCCCGCTTCGCTTGCGCTGCTGGCCAAGTCATACCCGCAGCCGGCCGCGAGGGCGAGGGCGCTCGGCATCTGGGCGGCGACGACGGGAGCGGCTATGGCGATCGGCCCCGTCGCGGGAGGCTTGCTCGCCGACAGCTGGGGCTGGAGGAGCATTTTCCTGATTAATGTACCGCTCGCCGCCGTCAGTCTGGCCGTCGTCGGGCGACTGGCAGGCGCCGACATCGGACGCGGGCGGCGCGGCCTCGATCCGGCCGGACAAGCGACCTGCATCGCGGCGATCGCTTCGCTCGCCTATGCGCTGACCGAGGGACAAACGCGCGGATGGACGTCGCCGTTCGTGCTGGGCGCATTCGGCCTGTTTGCGCTCGCGTCCGCGGGCTTTGCGGCAGCGGAATGGAGAGGCAAGGCGCCGCTGCTGCCGCTTCGTATGCTCGCTGTGCCGACCGTGTCGGCCGGCATGCTGTCCGGGCTGCTCGTTAACATCGGCCTGTCCGGCGTGCTGTTCGCGCTGCCGCTCTATTTTCAGCAGGCCCGGGGTTACGAGGCGCACGCCGCGGGTCTGGCGCTGCTGCCGATGACGATCCCGCTGGCGTTCAACCCGATACTGACGGGAAGGATTGTCGGCCGTATCGGCGCGAAACTGCCTATGGCCACCGGCTTCGCCTTCTGCGCGGCGGGCGTTATGACCCTGGCTGCCGCGACGAGGGATCACGGCTACGCGTATGATTTAATCGGACTGCTGCTCGTCGGCTTCGGTACCTCCCTCGCCATTCCGTCCCTGATGGCCGCCGTTATGGCCGCTTCGCCGCCCGAGTGGACCGGATCTGCCTCCGGCGCGCTCAATGCGTCGCGTCAGCTCGGAGCGACGCTCGGCGTCGTGCTGATGGGCGCCTTCCTCGGACATGCCGGGTCGACGGAGGCGGGCGTCCGGCAGGGGTTCGTCACACTTGGAATCGTCCTGGCGGCAGGCGCGCTCCTGGCTTGGTCGAAGATTGGGCGGGAGCGGTGA
- the prmC gene encoding peptide chain release factor N(5)-glutamine methyltransferase, producing MEQGRTYGEVWKAGARRLAQAGIDETEAEAGAELLILHVLGIGKAELLRDLREPFPEAKRRAWETMLARRAAGEPAQYVTGEQYFYGRRFAVTPAVLIPRPETELLAEAVLEGADRIEAARKAAQAGTARSGAREMELRVLDVGTGSGALAVTLKLERPGWQVTASDLSPEALDVAAGNASALGASVRFVQGDLLAPFLAGGALAGERIDILVSNPPYIPSSDLPGLQAEVREHEPHLALDGGPDGLAPYRRMAEQLSGLAELPAMVAWEVGIHQAEQAASLLREAAAWDEIRIVRDYAGIDRHVLALRF from the coding sequence ATGGAGCAAGGACGAACGTACGGCGAAGTGTGGAAGGCCGGTGCACGACGGTTGGCGCAGGCTGGAATAGACGAAACGGAGGCCGAGGCGGGGGCGGAGTTGCTGATCTTGCACGTACTCGGGATCGGCAAAGCCGAGCTGCTGCGGGATTTGAGAGAGCCGTTTCCGGAGGCGAAGCGACGGGCGTGGGAGACGATGCTGGCGCGGAGGGCGGCAGGGGAGCCGGCACAATACGTGACCGGCGAGCAGTATTTCTACGGCAGGCGTTTTGCCGTGACCCCGGCGGTGCTGATTCCGAGGCCGGAGACGGAGCTGCTGGCCGAGGCGGTGCTTGAAGGGGCGGACAGGATCGAAGCGGCGCGTAAGGCGGCGCAGGCGGGGACCGCGCGAAGCGGCGCACGGGAAATGGAGCTGCGCGTGCTGGATGTCGGCACCGGTAGCGGCGCGCTGGCGGTCACGTTGAAGCTGGAGCGGCCCGGCTGGCAGGTGACCGCCAGCGATCTGTCGCCGGAAGCGCTCGACGTGGCTGCGGGCAACGCGTCCGCGCTCGGGGCAAGCGTCCGCTTCGTGCAGGGCGATTTGCTGGCGCCGTTTCTGGCGGGGGGCGCGCTCGCTGGAGAGCGGATTGATATCCTCGTATCCAATCCGCCGTATATTCCTTCGTCGGACCTGCCCGGTCTGCAGGCGGAAGTGCGCGAGCACGAGCCGCATCTTGCGCTGGACGGAGGGCCGGACGGGCTTGCGCCGTACCGTCGGATGGCGGAGCAGTTGAGCGGGCTGGCGGAGCTGCCTGCGATGGTCGCGTGGGAGGTCGGCATTCATCAGGCGGAGCAGGCGGCTTCGCTTCTCCGCGAGGCGGCCGCTTGGGACGAGATCCGCATCGTACGCGATTACGCCGGCATCGACCGCCACGTGCTCGCGCTTCGTTTCTAA
- the spoIIR gene encoding stage II sporulation protein R — MRGLRHYGPFLFLLLIGLSGFSTLAVNRASADAEGDDTIPNQAIRIRIIANSDSDRDQEIKRKVRDDVAALIESWGEMPGTIEEARAFIRSRLADVEAAANKSLKGSKAGYGEKTELAVVDFPAKTFEGKTYPAGQYEALRITLGKGGGANWWCVLFPPLCLAASAKTDDQVETDAKEPAKQTAAAQKGDQADAAKIKKASANAAQEDGVIAAAVPAEKPKAEFFLIVLLEKLFSFIASLFA; from the coding sequence ATGCGTGGTCTTCGTCATTATGGTCCTTTTCTTTTTCTTCTTCTTATCGGTCTGTCGGGCTTTTCCACATTGGCAGTGAACCGCGCCTCGGCGGACGCCGAAGGCGACGATACGATACCGAACCAGGCGATCCGCATCCGGATCATCGCCAATTCGGACAGCGATCGCGATCAGGAGATCAAGCGTAAAGTGCGCGACGACGTCGCCGCGTTGATCGAATCCTGGGGCGAGATGCCGGGCACGATCGAGGAGGCGCGCGCGTTCATCCGTTCGCGGCTCGCGGACGTCGAGGCGGCGGCGAACAAGTCGCTGAAGGGCTCCAAAGCCGGCTACGGCGAAAAGACGGAGCTTGCGGTCGTGGATTTTCCGGCGAAAACGTTCGAGGGAAAAACGTATCCGGCGGGGCAGTACGAGGCGCTCCGGATCACGCTCGGCAAGGGCGGCGGCGCCAACTGGTGGTGCGTGCTGTTCCCGCCGTTGTGCCTGGCTGCGTCGGCCAAGACGGACGATCAGGTTGAGACCGACGCGAAGGAGCCTGCCAAGCAGACGGCAGCTGCGCAAAAGGGAGATCAAGCCGACGCTGCTAAGATCAAAAAGGCGTCCGCGAACGCAGCGCAAGAGGACGGCGTCATCGCCGCGGCGGTGCCTGCGGAGAAGCCGAAGGCCGAGTTCTTCCTGATCGTGCTGCTTGAGAAGCTGTTCAGCTTCATCGCATCTTTGTTCGCTTGA
- a CDS encoding L-threonylcarbamoyladenylate synthase: protein MNEAAAALAAGGVVAFPTETVYGLGADARSDAAAERIFAAKGRPSDNPLIVHLADAADVEALAAEVSPLERTLMAAFWPGPLTLVLPVRQDAVAARVTAGLDTVAVRVPAHETARRLIAAAGCPVAAPSANRSGRPSPTLASHVRDDLDGRIDGVLDGGPTGVGVESTVVRVLGGDVHILRPGGVTAEQLRAAAGEAARVVVAGAEAAAGDGDAAGAADSPGAASAIDAAGADAAAVGAPGAPRSPGVKYAHYAPQGVMAIASGAPEAVRAAVQAAVDDARRRGEPAGVLCCDEHAGFYSADAVIALGPRAAPAAAAQALYAALRECDARGLRFIAAEAFPEEGIGAALMNRMRKAAGGRTLPV, encoded by the coding sequence TTGAACGAAGCCGCCGCGGCGCTTGCCGCAGGCGGCGTTGTGGCGTTTCCGACCGAGACGGTGTACGGGCTCGGGGCGGACGCGCGCAGCGATGCGGCCGCGGAGCGGATCTTCGCGGCCAAGGGAAGGCCTTCGGACAATCCGCTGATCGTGCATCTGGCGGATGCGGCGGACGTGGAAGCGCTGGCCGCCGAGGTGTCGCCGCTGGAGCGGACGCTCATGGCCGCCTTCTGGCCGGGGCCGCTCACGCTCGTGCTGCCGGTGCGTCAGGACGCCGTTGCGGCCCGCGTCACTGCGGGCCTCGATACGGTCGCCGTGCGCGTGCCGGCGCACGAGACCGCGCGCCGGCTGATCGCGGCCGCCGGCTGCCCGGTCGCGGCGCCCAGCGCGAACCGCTCGGGCCGGCCGAGCCCGACGCTCGCGAGCCATGTGCGCGACGATCTTGACGGGCGCATCGACGGCGTGCTCGACGGCGGCCCGACCGGCGTCGGCGTGGAGTCGACCGTCGTCCGCGTGCTCGGCGGCGACGTGCATATCCTGCGGCCGGGCGGCGTGACGGCCGAGCAGCTGCGCGCGGCGGCGGGCGAAGCGGCCCGCGTTGTAGTCGCGGGCGCGGAGGCTGCCGCAGGCGACGGCGATGCCGCAGGCGCGGCTGACTCCCCTGGCGCCGCAAGCGCAATCGATGCCGCCGGTGCCGATGCGGCGGCAGTGGGAGCCCCGGGCGCGCCGCGCTCGCCCGGCGTGAAGTACGCCCATTACGCCCCGCAGGGCGTAATGGCGATCGCTTCCGGCGCGCCGGAGGCCGTGCGCGCCGCGGTGCAGGCCGCCGTCGACGACGCGCGGCGGCGGGGCGAGCCTGCGGGCGTGCTGTGCTGCGACGAGCACGCCGGGTTTTACAGCGCGGACGCCGTCATCGCGCTGGGCCCGCGCGCGGCGCCGGCGGCCGCCGCGCAGGCGCTGTACGCGGCGCTGCGCGAATGCGACGCGCGCGGCCTGCGGTTCATCGCGGCCGAAGCCTTCCCGGAGGAAGGCATCGGGGCCGCGCTCATGAACCGCATGCGCAAGGCGGCCGGCGGGCGGACGCTGCCGGTCTGA
- a CDS encoding manganese efflux pump MntP, which yields MEWSAAAGHLITIGIMAVALGMDAFSLGIGIGLKGIRKLDVLKLSALIALFHVLMPLGGMLTGHYVSGLLGGVATSAAGALLILLGGHMVYSAIRGEAVTSFNHRTFWGMLVFALSVSIDAFSVGVSLGMFSAHMMFTVLMFGFVGGAMSVLGLLLGTRVSQSLGGYGEAFGGVILFAFGLLFLI from the coding sequence ATGGAATGGTCTGCGGCGGCAGGGCATTTGATTACGATCGGCATTATGGCGGTCGCGCTCGGGATGGATGCCTTCTCGCTCGGCATCGGAATCGGGCTTAAGGGCATCCGGAAGCTGGACGTGCTCAAGCTGAGCGCCCTGATCGCTTTGTTCCACGTATTGATGCCGCTTGGCGGGATGCTGACCGGGCACTACGTGAGCGGACTGTTGGGCGGCGTCGCGACGTCGGCTGCGGGTGCGCTCCTGATCCTGCTCGGCGGGCATATGGTATACAGCGCGATCCGGGGGGAGGCGGTAACGTCGTTCAACCACCGGACGTTTTGGGGCATGCTCGTTTTCGCCCTCAGCGTGAGCATCGACGCCTTTTCGGTCGGCGTCTCGCTGGGCATGTTCTCCGCGCATATGATGTTTACGGTGCTGATGTTCGGATTCGTGGGTGGAGCCATGAGCGTGCTGGGTCTGCTGCTCGGGACGCGCGTGAGCCAGTCGCTCGGCGGTTACGGGGAAGCGTTCGGCGGGGTCATATTGTTTGCATTCGGCCTGCTGTTTCTGATATAA
- a CDS encoding low molecular weight protein arginine phosphatase, with product MRRILMVCTGNTCRSPMAEALLRDWARRTGAEMEVRSAGVAAQSGMPISANAAETLRRSNVALPGSSTRLDRGDVEWAELILTMTASHKRAIAERYPHAASKTYTLKEYASQSEALLPDLQEMDRLHAEFQVALALGKPFPEQDKRRLSELSRRAPDLDIADPYGGPLAVYEACAREIREAIDRAFGGRQAAD from the coding sequence ATGCGGCGTATATTGATGGTGTGCACCGGGAATACATGCCGGAGTCCGATGGCCGAAGCTCTGCTGCGGGATTGGGCGAGACGGACGGGCGCGGAGATGGAAGTGCGGTCCGCCGGGGTGGCTGCCCAATCGGGCATGCCGATCTCCGCGAACGCGGCGGAGACGCTGAGGCGCAGCAATGTCGCGCTGCCGGGTTCTTCGACGAGGCTTGACCGGGGAGACGTGGAGTGGGCGGAGCTCATCCTGACGATGACCGCCTCCCATAAGCGGGCAATCGCGGAGCGGTATCCGCATGCGGCTTCCAAGACCTATACGCTCAAGGAATACGCAAGCCAGAGCGAGGCGCTGCTGCCGGACCTGCAGGAGATGGATCGCCTTCATGCGGAATTTCAGGTGGCGCTGGCGCTCGGCAAGCCGTTCCCCGAACAGGACAAGCGGCGCCTGAGCGAGCTGTCGCGGCGCGCGCCAGATCTTGATATCGCGGACCCTTACGGCGGGCCGCTCGCGGTATACGAAGCTTGCGCGCGGGAGATTCGCGAGGCGATCGATCGGGCTTTTGGCGGGCGGCAAGCTGCAGATTGA
- a CDS encoding Rpn family recombination-promoting nuclease/putative transposase has product MAPHDEAFKKLLQTFFAEFMALFFPELYRSIDFSHTRFLMQELLVDVVGGEKRTVDLLVEVRLRGKNVFILIHLEPQSYAQADFAERMFLYFARLLERHRKTYKVIVPVAVFTGNRARDEPDGYSMRFEEESIVEFRFRKLELARLDWRRFAKSDNPVAAALLSRMGYNEKDRRELRLAYLKMLARLHPTLDDAKLALVMSIADLYYRPEFEEDRSILRELHARDPEEAERVMELMPAWKRWGYEEGLEEGLEKGRESGRAESVRKLLAKGFTPGQIADLLDLPQEEVAKLRDSH; this is encoded by the coding sequence ATGGCGCCGCACGACGAAGCGTTCAAGAAGCTGCTGCAAACCTTTTTCGCCGAATTCATGGCCTTGTTTTTTCCCGAGCTTTACCGTTCGATCGACTTCTCCCATACTCGCTTTCTCATGCAAGAGCTGTTGGTGGATGTCGTCGGAGGCGAAAAACGCACGGTAGATTTGCTGGTCGAGGTTCGCCTGCGAGGCAAGAACGTATTCATCCTTATTCATCTGGAGCCGCAATCTTATGCGCAAGCGGATTTTGCGGAGCGGATGTTCCTGTATTTTGCAAGGCTGCTGGAGCGCCACCGCAAAACCTATAAAGTGATCGTCCCCGTGGCCGTGTTCACCGGAAACCGCGCAAGAGACGAGCCTGACGGATATTCGATGCGCTTCGAGGAGGAGAGCATCGTGGAATTCCGCTTCCGCAAGCTGGAACTAGCCCGTCTGGATTGGCGGCGTTTCGCCAAGTCGGACAACCCGGTCGCCGCTGCGCTGTTGTCGCGGATGGGTTATAATGAAAAGGACAGACGCGAGCTTCGCCTGGCTTACCTCAAAATGCTGGCGAGGCTGCATCCGACGCTGGACGACGCCAAGCTGGCGCTCGTCATGTCGATTGCGGATCTCTACTACCGGCCCGAATTCGAAGAGGACCGGTCCATTTTACGCGAGCTGCATGCCCGCGATCCGGAGGAGGCCGAACGCGTAATGGAATTGATGCCTGCATGGAAGCGCTGGGGCTACGAGGAAGGCTTGGAGGAAGGTCTGGAAAAGGGCAGAGAGAGCGGCCGCGCCGAGAGCGTGCGCAAGCTGCTGGCCAAAGGCTTTACGCCCGGACAGATCGCCGACCTGCTCGATCTGCCTCAGGAAGAGGTCGCCAAGCTGCGGGATTCGCATTAA
- a CDS encoding DUF1273 domain-containing protein: MNNLLITGYRAHELGIFGQKHKGIPFIRKAIESKLIPLVEEGLEWVITPGQYGVDLWACESVIALKKNYPQLRLSILTAFEGQEEKWSEDKQEYYRDILKNVDYYAAVSKQPYSGPWQFTARDDLLLRKTEGIILVYDEEAGDASPKFMKEKALRKNREDGYLYLAVSSEDIQSAANEEQYEMADGMAGADNYEDRSPDWNEEI; the protein is encoded by the coding sequence ATGAACAATCTGCTGATTACCGGATACCGTGCGCACGAGCTCGGCATTTTCGGACAAAAACACAAGGGCATCCCTTTTATACGGAAAGCGATCGAGTCCAAGCTCATCCCTTTGGTCGAGGAAGGTCTCGAATGGGTCATCACGCCCGGCCAATACGGCGTCGATCTATGGGCTTGCGAATCCGTCATCGCGCTGAAAAAGAATTATCCGCAGCTGCGGCTGTCGATCCTGACGGCATTCGAGGGCCAGGAGGAAAAGTGGAGCGAGGATAAACAAGAATACTACCGCGACATCCTGAAAAACGTCGATTACTATGCGGCAGTGAGCAAGCAGCCCTACAGCGGCCCTTGGCAGTTCACCGCACGCGACGACTTGCTCCTACGCAAAACGGAAGGCATCATCCTTGTCTACGACGAAGAAGCCGGGGATGCCAGCCCGAAGTTTATGAAAGAAAAGGCGCTGCGCAAAAACCGCGAGGACGGCTACCTCTACCTCGCCGTCAGCTCGGAGGACATTCAGAGCGCCGCGAACGAAGAGCAATACGAGATGGCGGACGGAATGGCAGGAGCGGACAATTACGAAGACAGAAGTCCCGACTGGAATGAAGAGATTTAA
- the rpiB gene encoding ribose 5-phosphate isomerase B, with protein MIIAIGADHAGYRLKDVIVPFLEAQGHQIIDLGCHCGDSVDYPDYAVPVCGKVVSGEADRGILICGTGIGMSIAANKTPGIRCALVHDLFSAKATREHNDTNVLAMGERVVGPGVAEEIVRVWLDTPFSEGPRHVGRLNKVKAIEEQQALHP; from the coding sequence ATGATCATCGCTATCGGCGCCGACCACGCGGGCTATCGTCTCAAGGACGTCATCGTCCCGTTTCTGGAAGCGCAGGGTCACCAGATTATCGATCTCGGATGCCATTGCGGGGATTCGGTGGATTATCCGGATTATGCCGTGCCCGTCTGCGGAAAGGTCGTCAGCGGGGAGGCGGACAGGGGCATCCTGATCTGCGGGACGGGGATCGGCATGTCGATCGCGGCGAACAAGACGCCGGGCATCCGCTGCGCGCTCGTGCACGATTTGTTCTCGGCCAAGGCCACGCGCGAGCACAACGATACCAACGTGCTGGCGATGGGCGAGCGCGTCGTCGGACCGGGCGTCGCCGAGGAGATCGTTCGCGTCTGGCTGGACACGCCTTTCTCCGAAGGACCTCGCCATGTCGGACGTCTGAACAAGGTCAAGGCGATCGAAGAGCAGCAGGCACTTCATCCTTGA
- a CDS encoding TIGR01440 family protein, protein MTDQDQALPVAGQVEKALSELAEVAALGAGQIVVLGVSTSEVQGRRIGTSGAPAVAREIYEGVRRVRERRGFETVWQCCEHLNRALVTERSLAVSRGWTIVSAVPVPKAGGSMAAYAFSQLTDPCLVEAVAVDAGLDIGETMIGMHLRPVAVPVRPSGRWIGEARVTMAYARPKLIGGERAVYALPSREREAPPSGTCD, encoded by the coding sequence ATGACTGACCAAGACCAAGCGTTGCCCGTCGCGGGCCAAGTCGAAAAAGCGCTGTCCGAGCTGGCCGAAGTCGCGGCCTTGGGTGCGGGACAGATCGTCGTGCTGGGCGTCAGCACGAGCGAAGTGCAAGGGCGCCGCATCGGCACGTCCGGAGCGCCTGCCGTCGCCCGCGAGATCTATGAAGGCGTGCGGCGCGTCCGCGAGCGACGGGGGTTCGAGACCGTATGGCAATGCTGCGAGCACCTGAACCGCGCGCTTGTGACCGAGCGGAGCTTAGCTGTCTCCCGCGGCTGGACGATCGTATCGGCCGTGCCCGTGCCCAAGGCAGGCGGCTCCATGGCTGCCTATGCATTCAGCCAGTTGACGGATCCCTGCCTCGTCGAGGCTGTGGCCGTCGATGCGGGACTGGATATCGGCGAAACGATGATCGGCATGCACTTGCGTCCGGTCGCCGTGCCGGTAAGGCCGTCGGGCCGCTGGATCGGCGAGGCGCGGGTGACGATGGCATACGCGCGCCCGAAGCTGATCGGCGGCGAACGCGCGGTCTACGCGCTGCCAAGCCGGGAGCGGGAGGCGCCGCCTTCCGGAACGTGCGACTGA